Proteins found in one Acipenser ruthenus chromosome 18, fAciRut3.2 maternal haplotype, whole genome shotgun sequence genomic segment:
- the LOC117421408 gene encoding sodium/potassium-transporting ATPase subunit beta-1-interacting protein 4 isoform X1 produces the protein MGCCSGRCTLIFLCTFQLLAALERQVFDFLGYQWAPILANFFHIIIVILGLFGTIQYRPRYIVVYAVWTALWVTWNVFVICFYLEVGGLSKESDLLTFNISAHHSWWSEHGPGCVRKEMQATGVKSLDSQSFISVMGCIVEYQYIEVLHSSFQILIALVGFVYACYVVSVFTEEEDSFDFIGGFEPFPLYHVNEKPSHLLLKPMYLST, from the exons CTGGCAGCGCTGGAGAGACAGGTGTTTGATTTCCTTGGGTACCAGTGGGCTCCCATCCTTGCAAACTTCTTCCACATCATCATCGTTATCCTGGGCCTCTTCGGCACGATTCAGTACCGACCTCGATACATTGTGGTG TATGCTGTCTGGACGGCTCTTTGGGTCACTTGGAATGTCTTTGTTATCTGTTTCTATTTGGAAGTGGGAGGACTTTCAAAG GAGAGCGACCTCTTGACCTTCAACATCTCGGCTCATCACTCGTGGTGGAGCGAGCACGGGCCGGGCTGCGTGCGCAAGGAGATGCAGGCAACAGGAGTGAAGAGTCTGGACAGCCAGTCCTTCATCTCTGTGATGGGCTGCATTGTGGAGTACCAGTACATCGAGGTCCTGCACAGCTCCTTTCAGATACTCATAGCA CTCGTGGGCTTCGTGTACGCCTGCTACGTGGTCAGTGTTTTCACGGAGGAGGAAGACAGCT TTGATTTTATTGGTGGATTTGAACCATTCCCCCTCTACCATGTCAATGAGAAACCATCCCATCTTCTGTTAAAGCCGATGTACCT